From a single Methylosinus sp. H3A genomic region:
- a CDS encoding hydantoinase/oxoprolinase family protein, with protein sequence MTSVIGFDIGGAHLKAARACDGRIVEVLLLPCNPHYGVARLEAAIEEAVARLAAAERFAVTCFAVTMTAELSDAFETRAAGVATIASAVARRTKGAETLFYAGEAGFLPFAEVGAAAQAIASANWRASAELVARRIPEALFVDMGSTTTDLVPVCGGRVSALGGGDAERLANGELVYTGLSRGDPLAGVTQAPFAGRWTPLARENFATMADVRRVLGDLAEDADAEPTADGRGKSVAESIARLARLAGRDAAEASPAQWRAFAAYLARAQIRSIEDQIALLRSRGAVAEDAPIVGAGVGRALVARLALSQGRAYRDVAYFIDATPQATTAAADCAPACAVALLAI encoded by the coding sequence GTGACGAGCGTCATCGGCTTCGACATAGGCGGCGCGCATCTGAAAGCCGCGCGCGCCTGCGACGGCCGGATCGTCGAGGTCCTGCTGCTGCCGTGCAATCCGCATTATGGCGTCGCGCGGCTCGAGGCCGCGATAGAGGAGGCGGTCGCCCGCCTCGCCGCCGCCGAGCGTTTCGCCGTCACTTGTTTCGCCGTCACCATGACGGCCGAGCTTTCCGACGCCTTCGAGACGCGCGCCGCCGGCGTCGCGACGATCGCCTCCGCTGTCGCGCGGCGCACGAAAGGCGCCGAGACGCTGTTCTATGCGGGCGAGGCCGGCTTCCTTCCCTTCGCCGAGGTCGGTGCCGCCGCGCAGGCGATCGCATCCGCCAATTGGCGGGCGAGCGCGGAGCTGGTGGCGCGGCGCATTCCAGAGGCGCTCTTTGTCGACATGGGCTCGACGACGACCGATCTCGTGCCCGTCTGCGGCGGCCGCGTGAGCGCTCTGGGCGGCGGCGACGCCGAGCGGCTCGCCAATGGCGAGCTGGTCTATACGGGATTGTCGCGCGGCGATCCGCTCGCCGGCGTGACGCAGGCGCCCTTCGCCGGCCGCTGGACTCCGCTGGCGCGCGAAAATTTCGCGACCATGGCGGATGTTCGCCGCGTGCTGGGCGATCTCGCCGAGGACGCCGACGCCGAGCCGACCGCCGATGGGCGCGGCAAGAGCGTCGCCGAATCGATCGCCCGTCTCGCGCGCCTCGCCGGCCGCGACGCCGCCGAGGCCTCGCCCGCGCAATGGCGCGCCTTCGCGGCTTACCTCGCGCGCGCGCAAATACGGTCGATCGAGGATCAAATCGCTCTGCTGCGCTCGCGCGGCGCGGTGGCGGAGGACGCGCCCATCGTCGGCGCCGGCGTCGGCCGGGCGCTCGTCGCGCGCCTCGCGCTGTCCCAGGGTCGCGCCTACCGCGATGTCGCCTATTTCATCGATGCGACGCCGCAGGCCACGACAGCCGCCGCCGATTGCGCGCCGGCCTGCGCGGTCGCTCTGCTCGCAATATGA
- the fae gene encoding formaldehyde-activating enzyme translates to MALINKLMIGESLVGEGNEVAHIDLLIGPRGSAAETAFANALVNNKDGFTTLLAVVAPNLLAKPNTILFNKVTIKNAKQAVQMFGPAQAGVAKAVADSVAEGVIPLAEADDLFISVGVFIHWEANDDKKIQEYNYQATKEAIARAIKGEPKAAEVVAKRNDVKHPFGAN, encoded by the coding sequence ATGGCCCTCATCAACAAGCTCATGATCGGCGAGTCGCTCGTCGGCGAAGGCAATGAAGTCGCCCACATCGACCTGCTGATCGGACCGCGCGGCAGCGCGGCCGAGACCGCTTTCGCCAATGCGCTGGTCAACAACAAGGACGGCTTCACGACGCTGCTCGCCGTCGTCGCGCCGAACCTGCTGGCCAAGCCGAACACGATCCTCTTCAACAAGGTCACCATCAAGAACGCCAAGCAGGCCGTTCAGATGTTTGGACCGGCTCAGGCCGGCGTCGCCAAGGCCGTCGCCGATTCGGTCGCCGAAGGCGTGATCCCGCTCGCCGAGGCCGATGACCTGTTCATCTCGGTCGGCGTGTTCATTCATTGGGAAGCCAACGACGACAAGAAGATCCAAGAGTACAACTATCAGGCCACGAAGGAAGCCATCGCGCGCGCCATCAAGGGCGAGCCGAAGGCCGCCGAGGTCGTCGCCAAGCGCAACGACGTCAAGCATCCTTTCGGCGCCAACTGA
- a CDS encoding NAD(P)-dependent methylenetetrahydromethanopterin dehydrogenase, whose translation MAAKSILHMLSTLKHMSPFDVNMALDAGFDAAIPYTNVTLDEVTALVQDAMFSRAPSAALRTGIFFAGRDAILALDMLDAAQKALLKPFEISLFADPYGSFTTAGAMVAFVEKVLRDKKGRELKGAKVVVYGATGVVGFSSAVIAALEGADVTIVGYSGLERVSAQAQEIETRFGVKVKPADGSKPEQVRELLIEHEIALCAARAGVQVLSKDDLAAAKSLLIAADVNAVPPLGVEGVKLHDKGVELPSGALGIGALAIGDIKYGTEAGLFKQMTTSDKPLCLDFRHAFALARSLL comes from the coding sequence ATGGCCGCCAAATCGATCCTTCATATGTTGAGCACGCTGAAGCATATGAGCCCGTTCGACGTCAACATGGCGCTCGACGCGGGCTTCGACGCGGCGATCCCCTACACGAATGTCACTCTGGACGAGGTGACCGCGCTGGTGCAGGACGCGATGTTCTCCCGCGCGCCGTCCGCCGCTCTGCGCACAGGCATCTTCTTCGCCGGCCGCGACGCCATTCTCGCGCTCGACATGCTGGACGCCGCCCAGAAGGCGCTGCTGAAGCCGTTCGAGATTTCGCTCTTCGCTGACCCCTATGGCTCCTTCACCACGGCCGGCGCCATGGTCGCCTTCGTGGAGAAGGTGCTGCGCGACAAGAAGGGCCGCGAGCTCAAGGGCGCGAAGGTCGTCGTCTATGGCGCGACCGGCGTCGTCGGCTTTTCCTCCGCCGTCATCGCGGCGCTCGAGGGCGCCGATGTGACCATCGTCGGCTATAGCGGCCTCGAGCGTGTCTCCGCGCAGGCGCAGGAGATCGAGACCCGATTCGGCGTGAAGGTGAAGCCGGCCGACGGCAGCAAGCCCGAGCAGGTGCGCGAGCTTCTCATCGAGCACGAGATCGCGCTCTGCGCGGCGCGCGCCGGCGTTCAGGTGCTCTCCAAGGATGATCTCGCGGCGGCCAAGTCGCTGCTCATCGCCGCCGACGTCAACGCCGTGCCGCCGCTCGGCGTCGAAGGCGTCAAGCTGCACGACAAGGGCGTCGAGCTGCCTTCCGGCGCGCTCGGCATCGGCGCGCTCGCGATCGGCGACATCAAATACGGGACGGAGGCCGGCCTCTTCAAGCAGATGACCACCTCCGACAAGCCGCTGTGCCTCGACTTCCGCCACGCCTTCGCGCTGGCGCGCAGCCTCCTCTGA
- a CDS encoding nuclear transport factor 2 family protein: MSDEASLLAANAAYYRAFVAADLDGMAAIWGDDEICCIHPGWPPIFGREQVLASFRDILRNPMQDPVLRRSERALISGADGRIVCIEIVGQAALVATNCFRLVDGAWRLVHHQASPLMVESEPPPQTSPRSLH, translated from the coding sequence ATGTCGGACGAAGCGTCTCTTCTCGCGGCCAACGCCGCTTATTACCGGGCCTTCGTCGCCGCCGATCTGGACGGGATGGCGGCGATCTGGGGCGATGACGAAATCTGCTGCATCCATCCGGGATGGCCGCCGATCTTCGGACGCGAGCAGGTGCTCGCCTCGTTTCGCGACATTCTGCGCAACCCTATGCAAGATCCCGTTCTTCGCCGCAGCGAGCGCGCGCTGATCAGCGGCGCGGACGGACGCATCGTCTGCATAGAGATTGTCGGCCAGGCGGCGCTCGTCGCCACCAATTGCTTCCGCCTCGTCGACGGCGCCTGGCGGCTGGTGCATCATCAAGCGAGCCCGCTGATGGTCGAGAGCGAGCCGCCCCCGCAGACGTCGCCCCGCTCGCTGCACTGA
- the rpmB gene encoding 50S ribosomal protein L28: MSRRCELTGKGVQTGNLVSHSNHKTRTRFLPNLVNVTLASDALARSVRLRVSAAALRSVEHRGGLDAFLVKARDTELSDDARALKREIVKKLAVATA; the protein is encoded by the coding sequence ATGTCCCGCCGTTGCGAACTGACCGGCAAAGGCGTGCAGACGGGCAATCTCGTCAGCCACTCCAATCACAAGACGCGCACCCGCTTTCTGCCCAATCTGGTCAATGTGACGCTGGCCTCGGACGCACTCGCGCGCTCCGTGCGGCTGCGCGTCTCGGCGGCGGCGCTTCGCTCGGTCGAGCATCGCGGCGGGCTGGACGCCTTCCTCGTCAAGGCGCGCGACACGGAGCTCTCGGACGACGCCCGCGCGCTGAAGCGCGAGATCGTCAAGAAGCTCGCCGTCGCGACGGCCTGA
- the cobT gene encoding cobaltochelatase subunit CobT, with product MASNRKAATPKEAPQEPFKRAVAGAMRAMAKRSELEVSFSPERAALLGADDKAKARLPEPPRKLTAHDAAIVRGHADSIALRLACHDEAIHRRVQPQSPDARAAFDALEQARVESIGSRRMDGVAANIGAMLDDRYQRARFSEIDSREDAPLEEALALIARQRLTGLTPPAHGQKVVDLWRPWIEERAGADLDKLVGALENQRGFAQLAHRLLAALELEGESAGGEEDSEEPSEDQPQNPDEAEGEETEEEKQSGSSEMETATASEEALEKGESEAADVLDSEMLEEIESGDIDEAMETRRPQVTSSDRSGGEYRAYTTRFDETVKAEELCDAEELDRLRSYLDKQLLHLSSVVGRLANRLQRRLMAQQNRAWEFDLEEGMLDPARLPRVVIDPQQPLSFKREKDTNFRDTVVTLLLDNSGSMRGRPITVAATCADILARTLERCGVKVEILGFTTKAWKGGQSRETWIADGKRPNPGRLNDIRHIIYKAADAPWRRARRNLGLMMREGLLKENIDGEALDWAHRRLMARQEQRRILMMISDGAPVDDSTLSVNPGNYLERHLRHVIQEIETKSPVELIAIGIGHDVTRYYRRAVTIVDAEELGGAMTEKLAELFSENAASAPQRAAPRPRVLATS from the coding sequence ATGGCATCCAATCGCAAAGCAGCCACGCCGAAGGAGGCTCCGCAGGAGCCGTTCAAGCGCGCCGTCGCCGGCGCGATGCGCGCCATGGCGAAACGCTCGGAGCTGGAAGTGTCGTTTTCGCCGGAGCGCGCCGCGCTGCTCGGCGCCGACGACAAGGCCAAGGCGCGCCTGCCGGAGCCGCCGCGCAAGCTCACCGCCCATGACGCCGCCATCGTGCGCGGCCACGCCGATTCGATCGCCCTGCGCCTCGCCTGCCATGACGAGGCGATCCATCGCCGCGTGCAGCCACAGTCTCCCGACGCCCGCGCCGCCTTCGACGCGCTCGAGCAGGCGCGCGTCGAATCGATCGGCTCCCGCCGCATGGACGGCGTCGCCGCCAATATCGGGGCGATGCTCGACGATCGCTATCAGCGCGCGCGCTTCTCCGAGATCGACTCCCGCGAGGACGCGCCGCTCGAGGAGGCTCTGGCGCTCATCGCCCGTCAGCGCCTCACCGGCCTCACGCCGCCGGCCCATGGCCAGAAGGTCGTCGATCTCTGGCGGCCTTGGATCGAGGAGCGCGCCGGCGCCGATCTCGACAAGCTCGTCGGCGCGCTGGAGAATCAGCGCGGCTTCGCCCAGCTCGCGCATCGTCTGCTCGCGGCGCTCGAGCTCGAGGGCGAGAGCGCCGGCGGCGAGGAGGATTCCGAGGAGCCGAGCGAGGACCAGCCGCAAAATCCCGACGAGGCCGAGGGCGAGGAGACCGAGGAGGAGAAGCAGTCCGGCTCCTCCGAGATGGAGACCGCGACGGCCTCCGAAGAAGCCCTCGAAAAGGGCGAGAGCGAAGCCGCGGACGTTCTCGACAGTGAAATGCTGGAGGAGATCGAATCCGGCGACATAGACGAGGCGATGGAGACCCGCCGGCCGCAGGTCACCTCCTCCGACCGCTCCGGCGGCGAATACAGGGCCTATACGACCCGCTTCGACGAGACGGTGAAGGCCGAGGAGCTCTGCGACGCCGAGGAGCTCGACCGGCTCCGCTCCTATCTCGACAAGCAGCTCCTGCATCTCTCCTCGGTCGTGGGACGGCTCGCCAACCGCCTGCAGCGTCGTCTGATGGCGCAGCAGAACCGCGCCTGGGAGTTCGATCTCGAGGAGGGGATGCTCGATCCCGCGCGCCTGCCGCGCGTCGTCATCGATCCGCAGCAGCCGCTCTCCTTCAAGCGCGAGAAGGACACGAATTTCCGCGATACGGTGGTCACGCTGCTGCTCGACAATTCGGGCTCCATGCGCGGCCGGCCGATCACCGTGGCGGCGACCTGCGCCGATATTCTCGCCCGCACGCTGGAGCGCTGCGGCGTGAAGGTGGAGATTTTGGGCTTCACCACCAAAGCCTGGAAGGGCGGCCAGTCGCGCGAGACCTGGATCGCCGATGGCAAGCGGCCCAATCCCGGCCGTCTCAACGATATACGCCACATCATCTACAAGGCCGCCGACGCGCCCTGGCGGCGCGCGCGCCGCAATCTCGGCCTGATGATGCGTGAGGGCCTGCTCAAGGAGAATATCGATGGGGAGGCGCTCGACTGGGCGCATCGCCGTCTGATGGCGCGCCAGGAGCAGCGCCGCATTCTGATGATGATCTCCGACGGCGCCCCGGTCGACGATTCCACTCTGTCGGTCAATCCGGGCAATTATCTCGAGCGCCATTTGCGCCATGTCATTCAGGAAATCGAGACCAAATCGCCGGTCGAGCTCATCGCCATCGGCATCGGCCATGACGTGACGCGCTATTATCGGCGCGCGGTGACGATCGTCGACGCCGAGGAGCTCGGCGGCGCGATGACGGAGAAGCTCGCCGAGCTGTTCAGCGAGAACGCCGCTTCCGCGCCGCAGCGCGCCGCGCCGCGTCCGCGGGTTCTCGCGACGTCTTGA
- a CDS encoding bifunctional diguanylate cyclase/phosphodiesterase: MYKIASQYGVVTEFRDVDELCFTWQVEAPAGGLPPYEQIALGSLGRLADDVALAGRRDDGAFEFLYGGGAFEAWLGASLRGLPIDGLERNFRDAIGDALEAARSRRTPAATIARSIRDGLVRTREIVAFPLSSHWGVTLFLVFARERASKYDLVDAIYRATDDGLATLAAVHAGRRIVDFDIVSLNASASRLFGGAERDLQWRRLSEIVPAWMANGAFERLSTIFHSAIHDTFEVSHRAADGGVLHLRLSAAPMGDLIGVTLTDITALKAREASFRLLFESNPMPMWVHDPQSLRIVAVNDAAVAHYGYPRERFLGSTLFDLYAEEEWPAVTIAHENPANRRPSDRVWANRTADGRAIKVQNYAREIMFDDSPAILLAIVDVTEQREQAARIAHLAHHDPLTGLANRVLFRMRLTEGLQRLEGSEDRLSVLYLDLDGFKDVNDAFGHPIGDRLLIAVAERLRHTLEPGDIVARVGGDEFAIVQFGAGAPEADRLAERIVTEVSLAYEIDGHAATVGASVGISVAPIDSGDADILLKNADIALYRAKADGRGLHRFFEPEMAASILVRRTLEADLRHALLVGEFQIYYQPLIDIESGRIVAAEALLRWFHPTRGSVPPIDFIPLAEETGLITPIGEWVLREACREAASWSEPIGVCVNLSPAQFRSRALAASVLSALATSGLAPQRLELEITESVLLAENQAHLAVLHQLRSLGVCISMDDFGTGYSSLSYLRSFPFDKIKIDRSFVKELPDNHECGAIVRAVAGIGQCLGVATVAEGVETHEQLARLREEGCTQMQGFLFSRPAPAAEMRRMLADPGERWGEDASAA; this comes from the coding sequence ATGTATAAGATCGCCTCCCAATATGGCGTCGTCACCGAATTTCGCGATGTGGACGAGCTTTGTTTCACTTGGCAGGTCGAGGCTCCGGCCGGAGGCTTGCCGCCTTATGAGCAGATCGCGCTCGGCAGCCTCGGCCGGCTCGCCGACGATGTGGCTCTGGCCGGGCGCCGGGACGATGGCGCGTTCGAATTTCTCTATGGCGGCGGCGCCTTCGAGGCCTGGCTGGGCGCGTCGCTGCGCGGCCTGCCGATCGACGGACTCGAACGCAATTTCCGTGACGCCATCGGCGACGCGCTCGAAGCGGCGCGCTCGCGCCGGACGCCGGCCGCGACGATCGCGCGCAGCATTCGCGACGGGCTGGTGCGAACCCGCGAGATCGTCGCCTTTCCGCTCTCGAGCCATTGGGGCGTCACGCTGTTTCTGGTGTTCGCGCGCGAGCGCGCCTCGAAATATGATCTCGTCGACGCGATCTATCGCGCGACCGACGACGGGCTGGCGACGCTCGCCGCCGTCCACGCCGGACGCCGCATCGTCGACTTCGACATTGTGAGCCTCAACGCCAGCGCGAGCCGCCTGTTCGGCGGCGCGGAGCGCGACCTCCAATGGCGACGCCTCAGCGAGATCGTCCCCGCGTGGATGGCCAATGGAGCCTTCGAGCGGCTCTCGACCATTTTCCATTCGGCGATTCACGACACATTCGAGGTCTCGCATCGCGCGGCGGACGGCGGCGTTCTGCATCTGCGGCTCTCCGCCGCGCCTATGGGCGATCTCATCGGCGTGACGCTCACCGACATCACCGCGCTCAAGGCGCGCGAGGCCTCGTTCCGTCTGCTGTTCGAGAGCAATCCCATGCCCATGTGGGTCCACGACCCGCAGAGCCTGCGCATCGTCGCCGTCAATGACGCGGCCGTCGCCCATTACGGCTATCCGCGCGAGCGTTTTCTCGGCTCGACCTTGTTCGATCTCTATGCGGAGGAGGAATGGCCGGCGGTGACGATCGCCCATGAAAATCCGGCGAATCGGCGTCCCTCCGACCGCGTCTGGGCCAATCGCACCGCGGATGGGCGCGCGATAAAGGTGCAGAATTACGCGCGCGAGATCATGTTCGACGATTCTCCGGCGATATTGCTCGCCATCGTCGACGTCACCGAGCAGCGCGAGCAGGCCGCCCGCATCGCCCATCTCGCCCATCACGACCCGCTGACCGGCCTCGCCAATCGCGTGTTGTTCCGCATGCGCCTGACGGAAGGCTTGCAGCGGCTCGAGGGATCGGAGGATCGCCTTTCCGTGCTCTATCTCGATCTCGACGGATTCAAGGATGTGAACGACGCCTTCGGCCATCCGATCGGCGACAGGCTGCTGATCGCCGTCGCCGAGCGGCTGCGTCACACTCTGGAGCCGGGGGATATCGTGGCGCGCGTCGGCGGCGACGAATTCGCCATCGTTCAATTCGGCGCCGGAGCGCCGGAGGCGGACCGGCTCGCCGAACGTATCGTGACGGAGGTGAGCCTCGCCTATGAGATCGACGGCCATGCGGCGACCGTCGGCGCGAGCGTCGGCATATCGGTTGCGCCGATCGACAGCGGCGACGCCGATATTCTGCTCAAGAACGCCGATATCGCGCTCTATCGCGCCAAGGCCGACGGGCGCGGCCTGCATCGTTTCTTCGAGCCGGAGATGGCGGCCTCCATCCTCGTGCGGCGCACGCTGGAGGCGGATCTGCGCCATGCGCTCCTCGTCGGCGAGTTCCAGATCTATTACCAGCCGCTCATCGATATCGAATCGGGCCGCATCGTCGCCGCCGAGGCTTTGCTGCGCTGGTTCCATCCCACCCGCGGCTCGGTTCCGCCCATCGATTTCATCCCCCTCGCCGAGGAGACCGGCCTCATCACGCCGATCGGCGAATGGGTGCTGCGCGAGGCCTGTCGCGAGGCGGCGAGCTGGTCGGAGCCGATCGGCGTCTGCGTCAATCTCTCGCCCGCGCAATTCCGCTCGCGCGCGCTGGCGGCGTCGGTTCTGTCGGCGCTGGCGACGAGCGGCCTCGCGCCGCAGCGGCTCGAGCTCGAGATCACCGAATCGGTGCTGCTCGCCGAAAATCAGGCCCATCTCGCCGTGCTGCACCAATTGCGCAGCCTCGGCGTGTGCATATCGATGGATGATTTCGGCACCGGCTATTCGAGCCTGAGCTATCTGCGCTCCTTCCCCTTCGACAAGATCAAGATCGACCGCTCCTTCGTGAAGGAGTTGCCCGACAATCACGAATGCGGGGCGATCGTGCGCGCGGTGGCGGGGATCGGGCAGTGCCTCGGCGTCGCGACAGTGGCCGAGGGCGTGGAGACACACGAGCAATTGGCGCGTCTGCGCGAAGAAGGCTGCACACAGATGCAGGGCTTCCTGTTCAGCCGCCCGGCCCCGGCCGCCGAGATGCGTCGCATGCTCGCCGACCCCGGCGAGCGATGGGGAGAGGACGCGAGCGCGGCGTGA
- a CDS encoding transglutaminase family protein, producing the protein MHIRVRRETIYRYAEPAKAAIQKLALTPRNYDGQHVLDWRIDVDRDCRLRACEDAFGNVVHNIYVEGPLEALTTVVEGAVETFDTAGVARGAIERFPPELYLRETPLTEADQAIYDFAAEASSRPTDALSKLHGLVGALHEALVVEEGPASGAVAAADVFARRRGAAQDLAHVFIACARSLEIPSRYVSGYALRADAGAAVHAWAESHIPGLGWVGFDPTRGASPDETYVRVAVALDHLGAAPTRAAHTGGGEETMEVRVSVARAQSQFQSQS; encoded by the coding sequence ATGCATATAAGAGTCAGGCGCGAGACGATCTATCGATATGCCGAGCCCGCCAAGGCGGCGATTCAGAAACTGGCGCTGACGCCTCGCAATTACGATGGTCAGCATGTTCTCGACTGGCGGATCGACGTCGATCGCGACTGCCGGCTGCGCGCCTGCGAGGACGCCTTCGGCAATGTCGTGCATAACATCTATGTCGAGGGGCCGCTCGAGGCGCTGACGACTGTGGTGGAGGGCGCGGTCGAGACCTTCGACACGGCCGGCGTGGCGCGCGGCGCCATCGAGCGTTTTCCCCCTGAGCTCTATCTGCGTGAGACGCCGCTGACCGAGGCGGATCAGGCGATCTACGACTTCGCGGCCGAGGCGAGCTCGCGGCCCACAGATGCGCTGTCGAAGCTTCACGGTCTGGTCGGCGCGCTGCACGAGGCGTTGGTCGTCGAGGAGGGGCCGGCGAGCGGCGCCGTGGCTGCGGCCGACGTCTTCGCGCGCCGCCGCGGCGCGGCCCAGGATTTGGCGCATGTCTTCATCGCCTGCGCGCGCAGCCTCGAGATTCCCTCGCGCTACGTCTCCGGCTACGCCCTGCGCGCCGACGCCGGCGCCGCCGTCCACGCCTGGGCGGAGAGCCATATACCGGGGCTCGGCTGGGTGGGTTTCGATCCGACGCGGGGCGCTTCTCCGGACGAGACCTATGTGCGCGTCGCCGTCGCGCTCGATCATTTGGGCGCGGCGCCCACCCGCGCGGCGCACACAGGCGGCGGCGAGGAGACGATGGAGGTGCGCGTGAGCGTCGCCCGCGCGCAGAGCCAGTTCCAGAGCCAGTCCTGA
- a CDS encoding alpha-E domain-containing protein: MLSRTADNLFWLARYMERADFLARILQASRRLATLPRAYGGVETEWESALLSSGAAPAFHAAGLTVDEANVTQFLAFSPDNPSSIRNCIELARVNARAVRTALTVEMWEAINGAFLELKAFEQASRSAEEVTRFLDFVKQVSAAYDGGAHRTMLRNDAYWFSRVGLYLERADNTARLLDVKYHVLLPETEAVGGSLDYFQWTAILRAVSAHTAYHWVYRDSLKPWLVADLLILRPEMPRSLIACYESVVQNLDRLGKSHGKHGPAQRHARTVFGQLEHATIESVFHNGLHDFIQVFIADNQRLGALVSEQYLF; this comes from the coding sequence ATGCTCTCACGCACCGCAGACAACCTCTTCTGGCTGGCCCGATATATGGAACGCGCGGATTTCCTCGCGCGCATACTGCAGGCGTCCAGGCGCCTCGCCACGCTTCCCCGCGCCTATGGCGGCGTGGAGACGGAATGGGAGAGCGCGCTGCTCTCCTCCGGCGCCGCGCCCGCCTTTCACGCGGCGGGGCTGACGGTCGACGAGGCCAATGTCACGCAATTCCTGGCTTTCTCGCCGGATAATCCGAGCTCGATCCGCAATTGCATCGAGCTCGCGCGCGTCAACGCCCGCGCGGTTCGCACAGCGCTCACAGTGGAGATGTGGGAGGCGATCAACGGCGCCTTCCTCGAGCTCAAGGCCTTCGAGCAGGCGAGCCGCTCCGCCGAGGAGGTGACGCGCTTTCTCGATTTCGTGAAGCAGGTCTCCGCCGCCTATGACGGCGGCGCGCATCGGACCATGCTGCGCAACGACGCCTATTGGTTCTCGCGCGTCGGCCTCTATCTCGAGCGCGCCGACAATACGGCGCGCCTGCTCGACGTGAAATATCACGTGCTGCTGCCGGAGACGGAGGCGGTCGGCGGCTCGCTCGACTATTTCCAATGGACGGCGATCCTGCGCGCCGTCTCTGCTCACACCGCTTATCATTGGGTCTATCGTGACAGTCTGAAGCCCTGGCTCGTCGCCGATCTCCTGATCCTGCGGCCGGAAATGCCGCGCTCGCTGATCGCCTGTTATGAGAGCGTGGTGCAGAACCTCGACCGTCTCGGCAAATCCCATGGCAAGCACGGGCCGGCGCAGCGTCATGCGCGGACCGTGTTCGGCCAGCTCGAGCATGCCACGATCGAGAGCGTCTTCCACAATGGGCTGCACGATTTCATCCAGGTTTTCATCGCCGATAATCAACGGCTGGGGGCCCTGGTGTCGGAGCAGTATCTTTTCTAG
- a CDS encoding circularly permuted type 2 ATP-grasp protein encodes MSGVDGLIRLPYEKLSKWLASVEPEFLASRRAQAELLFRRIGITFAVYGSQEATERLIPFDILPRIIARAEWAQLEKGLIQRVKALNLFLADLYGPGEILKAGVVPSELVYRNPAFRPEMAGRRVPHDIFVHIAGIDIIRTDDDGFFVLEDNARTPSGVSYMLENREVMMRLLPDLFALHRVAPIENYPDQLLATLRSAAPRGAGADPVSVLLTPGQYNSAFYEHSFLADKLGIELVEGRDLFVKDDVVFMRTTEGPRRVDVIYRRLDDDFLDPLAFRPDSALGVAGLMGAYHAGNVTLANAVGTGVADDKAIYTYMPEVIRFYLGEEPLLKNVPTWRCREKEALRYVLDHLDELVVKEVNGSGGYGMLVGPHATKAQIAEFAEKLADNPTNFIAQPTLALSTCPVSVASGVAPRHVDLRPFVLYGPNGASVVPGGLTRVAMTENSLVVNSSQGGGTKDTWIIDDAPLARA; translated from the coding sequence ATGAGCGGTGTCGACGGGCTGATCCGCCTGCCATACGAAAAGCTTTCCAAATGGCTGGCCTCGGTCGAGCCGGAATTCCTGGCCTCGCGCCGGGCGCAGGCCGAATTGCTGTTTCGGCGCATCGGCATCACCTTCGCCGTCTATGGATCGCAGGAGGCGACCGAGCGGCTCATCCCCTTCGACATTCTGCCGCGCATCATCGCGCGCGCCGAATGGGCCCAGCTCGAGAAAGGGCTGATCCAGCGTGTGAAGGCGTTGAATCTGTTCTTGGCCGATCTCTACGGCCCCGGCGAAATATTGAAGGCGGGCGTCGTTCCGTCCGAGCTCGTCTATCGCAATCCCGCCTTCCGGCCGGAGATGGCCGGACGCCGCGTGCCGCATGATATTTTCGTGCATATCGCCGGCATCGACATCATCCGCACCGACGATGACGGCTTCTTCGTGCTGGAGGACAACGCCCGCACGCCGTCGGGCGTCTCTTATATGCTGGAGAATCGCGAAGTGATGATGCGGCTCCTGCCGGATCTCTTCGCGCTCCACCGCGTCGCGCCGATCGAGAATTATCCCGATCAGCTGCTCGCCACGCTGCGCTCCGCCGCGCCGCGCGGAGCGGGGGCCGATCCGGTGAGCGTGCTGCTGACGCCCGGCCAATATAATTCAGCCTTCTATGAACATTCCTTCCTCGCCGACAAGCTCGGGATCGAGCTGGTCGAGGGGCGCGATCTCTTCGTCAAGGACGACGTCGTCTTCATGCGAACCACGGAGGGGCCGCGCCGGGTCGATGTGATCTATCGCCGTCTCGACGACGACTTCCTCGACCCGCTCGCTTTCCGCCCCGATTCCGCTTTGGGCGTCGCCGGTCTGATGGGCGCCTATCATGCAGGCAATGTGACGCTCGCCAATGCAGTCGGCACGGGCGTGGCCGATGACAAGGCGATTTACACCTATATGCCGGAGGTGATTCGCTTCTATCTCGGCGAGGAGCCGCTGCTGAAGAACGTCCCCACCTGGCGCTGCCGTGAGAAGGAGGCGCTTCGCTATGTTCTCGACCATCTGGACGAGCTGGTGGTGAAGGAGGTCAATGGCTCCGGCGGCTATGGCATGCTCGTCGGTCCCCACGCCACAAAGGCGCAGATAGCGGAATTCGCCGAGAAGCTCGCCGACAATCCCACAAATTTCATCGCCCAGCCGACGCTCGCGCTCTCCACCTGCCCGGTGTCGGTGGCGAGCGGCGTCGCGCCCCGCCATGTCGATCTGAGGCCTTTCGTGCTCTATGGCCCCAATGGCGCGAGCGTGGTGCCCGGCGGCTTGACGCGCGTCGCCATGACGGAGAATTCTCTCGTCGTGAATTCCAGCCAGGGCGGCGGAACCAAGGACACATGGATCATCGACGACGCGCCGCTCGCGCGCGCATGA